A DNA window from Calditerrivibrio sp. contains the following coding sequences:
- a CDS encoding AAA family ATPase, translated as MKKLPIGISTFRTIIEENYVYVDKTKEAYELIENGQYYFLSRPRRFGKSLFLDTLRSIFEGKKELFEGLYIYDKWDWSKKYPVIRISFNTGDYTSKEGLHQRIYEILRANQRDLGVVCGDDLSLSGCFEELIYLCYK; from the coding sequence ATGAAAAAATTACCAATAGGGATTTCTACTTTTAGAACAATTATCGAAGAAAATTATGTTTACGTTGATAAGACCAAAGAGGCGTATGAGCTAATAGAGAATGGCCAGTATTATTTCCTCTCCCGCCCCCGAAGGTTTGGGAAGTCTCTGTTTTTGGATACGTTGAGGTCTATATTTGAGGGTAAAAAGGAGCTTTTTGAAGGGCTTTATATATATGACAAGTGGGATTGGTCTAAAAAATATCCAGTTATAAGGATAAGCTTTAATACAGGGGATTACACCTCCAAAGAGGGTTTGCATCAGAGGATATATGAGATCTTAAGGGCCAATCAGAGAGATCTGGGTGTAGTTTGTGGAGATGATCTATCATTATCTGGATGTTTTGAGGAACTTATTTATCTATGTTACAAGA